A region of Chloracidobacterium sp. DNA encodes the following proteins:
- a CDS encoding trypsin-like peptidase domain-containing protein encodes MAVALLTVHTYAQPDRTRSFADIAKKVAPAIVSIDTKSKTIPAIYSGPVKPDDPKGMLDFLGRQRPAHSVGSGFIVDKSGYIITNSHVVENAERVTVKLDSGEEFTATVVGSDGREVTDLAVLKIDARRDLPFLKFGDSDKAEIGDWVLTVGSPFGLAKSVSAGIISQTRRETPGTSPFQRFIQTDAVINPGNSGGPLVNMDGEVIGVNSQIATATGGYNGVGFALPSNETANVYAQIVKNGKVRRGYLGAYLESVGTEFARVYGLAEAKGAIVTNVPDKQSPAAVAGLEVGDVVIEFNGLTIENARDMISKVAAVQPGQLISVTYLREAGANLERKSASIKLGERPSSRAATSETSSPKIPVKDVKEEQNPFGLTLAELTPLLAQRYRLVGLKGLVIREVSSTSFVSDLKNSLGFPALGEGDLIQRLNRTTVTDLKSFNIAASRLKVGDAVVLHIKYYEPDSKTAQLKIVQFTVR; translated from the coding sequence TTGGCTGTTGCACTCTTAACTGTTCATACGTACGCACAGCCGGACAGGACGAGATCGTTTGCGGACATCGCAAAAAAAGTCGCTCCCGCGATTGTTAGTATTGATACGAAAAGTAAGACGATTCCCGCTATTTACAGCGGCCCGGTCAAACCCGATGATCCAAAAGGTATGTTGGATTTTTTGGGCCGCCAACGGCCGGCACATTCCGTAGGTAGCGGCTTTATCGTCGATAAAAGCGGTTACATTATCACGAATTCACATGTGGTTGAAAATGCGGAAAGGGTTACCGTCAAGCTCGACTCTGGCGAAGAATTTACAGCAACTGTAGTCGGCTCGGACGGTAGAGAAGTGACCGACCTTGCAGTTCTTAAGATCGATGCCAGACGCGATTTGCCATTTCTCAAGTTTGGCGATTCAGACAAGGCCGAGATCGGAGATTGGGTACTCACGGTCGGCTCGCCGTTTGGCTTGGCAAAATCTGTATCAGCCGGAATAATCTCGCAGACAAGACGCGAGACGCCAGGCACGTCACCGTTTCAGCGCTTCATACAGACGGACGCGGTCATCAATCCGGGCAATTCAGGCGGTCCGCTTGTAAACATGGACGGCGAGGTGATCGGTGTGAATTCGCAGATAGCGACCGCGACCGGCGGATACAACGGCGTTGGTTTTGCATTGCCATCTAACGAGACGGCAAATGTTTACGCTCAGATCGTAAAGAATGGTAAAGTTCGCAGAGGGTATTTAGGAGCATATCTCGAATCTGTAGGCACGGAGTTTGCCCGCGTTTACGGCCTTGCAGAAGCGAAGGGAGCGATAGTTACGAACGTTCCCGACAAACAGAGTCCCGCCGCAGTCGCAGGATTGGAGGTGGGCGATGTCGTCATCGAATTCAACGGGCTAACGATCGAGAACGCAAGGGATATGATCTCAAAAGTTGCCGCTGTACAGCCGGGCCAGTTGATCTCAGTTACCTACCTTCGAGAAGCGGGAGCTAATCTTGAACGCAAAAGCGCATCGATAAAGTTAGGGGAACGGCCGTCAAGCAGAGCCGCAACTAGCGAAACCAGCAGTCCAAAAATACCAGTCAAGGATGTCAAAGAAGAACAAAATCCCTTTGGTCTCACACTGGCAGAATTAACCCCGCTCCTCGCTCAGAGGTACAGGCTCGTCGGCCTTAAAGGGCTTGTCATTAGAGAGGTAAGTTCAACGAGCTTTGTTTCCGATCTGAAAAATTCTCTGGGTTTTCCGGCGTTGGGTGAGGGCGATCTTATACAACGGCTCAATCGAACCACCGTCACTGATCTAAAGTCTTTTAACATCGCGGCATCTCGCCTTAAAGTTGGCGATGCTGTCGTTCTCCATATCAAGTATTATGAGCCGGACTCCAAAACTGCCCAGCTCAAGATAGTGCAATTTACTGTCAGGTAG
- a CDS encoding aldehyde dehydrogenase family protein, translating to MAKVQKTKSKGSAKTSIKKYHNYIGGEWVKSSSGEWFDNVNPADTSDIVGRFPASNEDDVNAAVEAAKKAATRWRRTPAPKRAEILFTLGEILRKNKDEFTHQMTREMGKVLKEAGGDVQEAIDCTYYTAGEGRRLHGFTTPAEMPNKFAMCVRQPVGICGLITPFNFPMAIPSWKLIPALVCGNTVVIKSGEDVPLSTINLIKSCEEAGIPKGVVNVVNGFGAPGAALVDHKDVRLISFTGSTSTGRLIAEACARDNKIVSLEMGGKNAIIVMDDADVDNAVEGSLWGAFGTSGQRCTASSRLIVHKKVYKKFCEKLVEKVKKLRVGNGLDAKTEVGPVINERAMDKILGYIEIGKNHDKATLACGGKRLTRGDYSKGYFIEPTVFTNVSPKMRVAQEEIFGPVTCVIPFSTLDEAIDIVNGVAYGLSSAIYTQDVNHAFYAMQELYTGICYVNSATIGAEVHLPFGGTKNTGNGHREAGTQVLDIFSEWKSLYIDYSGKLQKAQIDEVEI from the coding sequence ATGGCAAAAGTACAAAAAACGAAGAGTAAAGGATCGGCTAAAACGTCGATCAAGAAATATCACAACTATATCGGCGGCGAATGGGTCAAATCTTCGTCGGGCGAGTGGTTTGACAATGTGAATCCGGCTGACACGTCGGATATAGTCGGGCGTTTTCCCGCGTCTAACGAAGACGACGTAAACGCTGCGGTTGAGGCGGCGAAAAAGGCTGCGACACGCTGGCGCCGAACTCCTGCACCGAAACGTGCTGAGATCCTCTTCACGCTTGGCGAAATTCTCCGCAAAAATAAGGACGAATTTACGCACCAGATGACCCGCGAAATGGGCAAGGTGCTAAAGGAAGCTGGCGGCGATGTACAGGAAGCGATCGACTGCACCTACTACACCGCCGGTGAAGGCCGCAGATTGCATGGCTTTACGACGCCGGCTGAAATGCCGAACAAATTCGCAATGTGCGTCCGCCAGCCGGTCGGCATCTGCGGACTCATCACGCCGTTCAATTTCCCAATGGCGATCCCGTCGTGGAAGTTAATTCCCGCATTGGTATGCGGTAACACAGTCGTCATCAAATCGGGCGAGGACGTGCCGCTTTCGACGATCAATCTAATTAAGTCTTGCGAAGAAGCTGGCATTCCGAAAGGCGTGGTCAACGTCGTCAACGGCTTTGGAGCGCCCGGTGCGGCACTTGTCGATCATAAGGATGTTCGGCTGATCTCGTTCACCGGCTCGACCTCGACCGGACGGCTGATCGCCGAGGCTTGTGCCCGCGACAACAAGATCGTCAGCCTTGAAATGGGCGGCAAAAACGCGATCATTGTTATGGATGATGCGGATGTCGATAACGCCGTCGAAGGCTCGCTGTGGGGAGCATTCGGCACGAGCGGACAGCGATGCACCGCTTCGTCGCGGCTTATTGTCCACAAAAAGGTCTATAAGAAATTCTGCGAAAAGCTGGTCGAAAAGGTTAAAAAACTCCGCGTCGGCAACGGCCTCGATGCGAAAACGGAAGTTGGTCCGGTCATCAATGAGCGTGCCATGGACAAGATCCTCGGCTACATTGAGATCGGCAAAAATCACGACAAAGCGACACTCGCTTGCGGCGGCAAGCGATTGACGCGAGGCGATTACTCAAAAGGCTATTTCATCGAGCCGACGGTGTTCACGAACGTCAGCCCGAAGATGCGTGTCGCTCAGGAAGAGATCTTTGGTCCGGTGACGTGCGTCATTCCGTTCTCAACACTCGACGAAGCGATCGACATCGTCAACGGCGTCGCATACGGCCTCTCGTCGGCGATATACACGCAGGATGTTAACCATGCATTCTACGCGATGCAGGAACTCTACACCGGCATTTGCTATGTCAATTCGGCGACTATCGGAGCAGAAGTTCACCTACCATTCGGCGGCACAAAGAACACCGGCAACGGCCACCGCGAAGCGGGCACGCAGGTCCTCGACATCTTCAGCGAGTGGAAGTCGCTATACATCGACTACTCCGGCAAACTGCAAAAAGCGCAGATCGACGAGGTTGAGATCTAG
- the recQ gene encoding DNA helicase RecQ: protein MTIEKAREILKHRFGFDSFRMNQEAAISTVLAGKDCVVLMPTGGGKSICYQIPALMSDGLTVVISPLIALMKDQVDALRNNGVDAAFLNSTQTAAQQVEVFSDIRNGKLKLLYVAPERLLQSGDLFLDFLRGINISLFAIDEAHCISSWGHDFRPEYLRLAALKSEFPRIPLIALTATADKLVRKDIVERLNINHAEVFVSSFNRPNIFYTVEPKRKSYDQLLDYLEKRKDESGIIYCLSRSSVDSLAADLRDEGYSALSYHAGLDRQTREKHQESFLKDETKIVVATIAFGMGIDKSNVRFVVHMDLPKNVESYYQETGRAGRDGLQSDALLFFSWADVIKLKGFAEVEGNAEQSRIMLKKLDLMGKYGDLTTCRRKFLLNYFSEMMDEDCGNCDNCTTVVERFDGTVIAQKALSAVYRTDQRFGMSYLIDFLRGSKSEKIRDEHKNIKTYGVGADISKDNWFNYFKDLIAQGYLAQTEGEYPIIVLTESSMDVLAGKTPVELVKLKVKEEKKAKLVSDVSHPYIQALFDDLRTLRTNLAKHENVPPYIIFSDATLVEMSTYLPQNDWEMRKISGIGDLKFDKYGADLLRVIKEYCLKNSLVSRIDLKSPKSNCKQRTKRDVNGKDTFQISLEMYREGKSIAQIAAERGVQPSTVEGHLARFITTGQIRLDELVSFDKVEPIRNAIIKFNDTGALSPIKEFLGDQYTYGEIRAVMASM, encoded by the coding sequence ATGACAATCGAAAAGGCCCGCGAAATTCTCAAACATCGCTTTGGCTTTGATTCGTTTCGGATGAATCAGGAAGCGGCGATCTCGACCGTTTTGGCCGGAAAGGACTGTGTCGTGCTCATGCCGACGGGCGGCGGTAAATCGATCTGTTACCAGATACCGGCGTTGATGTCTGACGGTTTGACGGTTGTGATCTCGCCGCTGATAGCCTTGATGAAGGATCAGGTCGATGCATTACGCAACAATGGCGTCGACGCTGCATTTCTGAATTCCACACAAACTGCTGCCCAGCAAGTCGAGGTTTTTAGTGACATTCGCAACGGCAAATTGAAACTGCTTTACGTCGCTCCCGAACGCCTCTTGCAAAGCGGCGATCTGTTTCTGGATTTTCTTCGAGGCATTAACATCTCGCTGTTTGCGATTGATGAGGCTCATTGTATCTCGAGTTGGGGACACGATTTCAGGCCGGAGTATTTGCGGCTTGCGGCGCTCAAGAGCGAGTTTCCTAGGATTCCGCTGATCGCGCTGACGGCGACCGCCGATAAGTTGGTTCGCAAAGATATCGTCGAGCGGCTGAATATCAATCATGCCGAGGTTTTTGTTTCCAGCTTTAACCGGCCGAATATTTTCTACACTGTCGAGCCAAAGCGGAAATCCTACGATCAACTGCTCGATTATCTTGAGAAACGAAAAGACGAAAGCGGCATAATCTATTGCCTGAGCCGCAGCTCGGTCGATTCGCTGGCCGCCGATCTTCGCGACGAAGGCTACAGTGCATTGTCTTATCACGCCGGACTGGATAGACAGACTCGCGAGAAACATCAGGAATCTTTCCTAAAAGACGAGACAAAGATCGTTGTGGCCACGATCGCCTTTGGCATGGGCATCGACAAATCCAACGTCCGGTTTGTCGTCCATATGGACCTGCCCAAAAATGTCGAGAGCTATTATCAGGAAACCGGACGCGCGGGCCGAGACGGTTTGCAGAGCGATGCTTTGCTGTTTTTCTCGTGGGCGGACGTTATCAAACTAAAAGGTTTTGCCGAGGTCGAAGGCAACGCCGAACAGTCGAGGATCATGCTCAAAAAGCTCGATCTGATGGGCAAATATGGTGATCTGACAACGTGCCGCCGGAAATTTTTGCTCAATTATTTTTCGGAAATGATGGATGAGGATTGCGGCAATTGTGATAATTGCACAACCGTCGTCGAGCGGTTTGACGGCACGGTCATCGCTCAGAAGGCTTTGAGTGCGGTATATCGAACTGATCAAAGGTTCGGGATGAGCTATTTGATCGATTTTCTCAGAGGCTCGAAAAGCGAAAAGATCCGTGACGAGCACAAAAACATAAAAACCTACGGCGTCGGGGCGGACATCTCAAAGGATAATTGGTTCAATTACTTCAAAGATCTGATCGCTCAAGGCTATCTTGCTCAGACCGAGGGCGAATATCCGATCATCGTTCTTACTGAATCCAGCATGGACGTACTCGCCGGGAAAACGCCTGTCGAACTCGTCAAGTTAAAGGTCAAAGAAGAGAAAAAAGCGAAACTCGTCTCAGATGTTTCTCATCCGTATATTCAGGCACTTTTCGACGATCTGCGCACTCTGCGAACGAATCTGGCAAAACACGAAAATGTGCCGCCGTACATCATTTTCTCGGACGCAACGCTGGTCGAAATGTCCACGTATCTGCCGCAGAACGATTGGGAAATGCGGAAGATCTCAGGTATCGGCGATCTCAAATTCGACAAATACGGAGCCGATTTGTTGCGAGTGATAAAAGAATACTGCCTTAAAAACAGCCTTGTTTCCCGCATCGACCTAAAGTCGCCCAAATCCAACTGCAAACAGCGCACTAAACGTGACGTTAATGGCAAAGACACCTTTCAGATCTCGCTTGAAATGTACCGCGAAGGCAAGTCGATCGCTCAAATAGCCGCCGAGCGAGGAGTGCAGCCAAGCACCGTCGAAGGCCATCTTGCCAGGTTTATTACAACCGGTCAGATACGCCTCGATGAGCTTGTTTCATTCGACAAAGTCGAACCGATACGAAACGCGATCATCAAATTCAACGACACCGGAGCACTATCGCCCATCAAAGAATTTTTGGGTGACCAATACACCTACGGCGAAATCCGCGCGGTAATGGCCTCGATGTAA
- a CDS encoding trypsin-like peptidase domain-containing protein, translating to MHKLYATNPGKLAAWLQAATSNSARKTKPVNTMNHSYRSYRDYLVVISAVFLFLCPSTLVAQKTPRKPSKYVVTSLTSRQIADKIAKSLVLVTTQDINGKPLALGSGFFYGVPPALLAKKTGDYWDDLSRRFGIGVPTLNQKPGSSTSSFIVSNLHVFKRAWTGKVKVVGSATEYSIKRIVGIDIKHDLCVFEVDGLALPALMLADPEKLGVGDDIYVGGSPRGLENTLSSGIISGIRKDEGLVQIDAAISAGSSGGPVVDTNGNIVGVAVSSLSSGQNLNFAVAGSYVLKLRLTWDASVKETGAFAISDAEDDGFVGKVKLVKVKVAEKEDPDTDLYSITPKPKDTYLFNEDGNHLEVITHGSDGKIYSIFQTSYDYRGMRSRVSVLSQERMPVERSYTDTQNLQIKLEQRYYGISKESEFAAKNGLMVKETATFDRNGNLTERMRRASNGSYSQTLFEYNEQDRCISEKDIRDGKLFATTRYQYKLDAYGNWISQLALVDIGHDIEPIANKLILREISYY from the coding sequence ATGCATAAACTCTATGCCACCAACCCCGGCAAACTAGCCGCCTGGCTCCAAGCTGCCACATCGAACAGCGCCCGCAAAACCAAACCCGTCAACACCATGAACCATAGCTATCGATCCTACCGGGATTATCTCGTCGTGATATCGGCGGTGTTTTTATTCCTGTGTCCGTCGACCTTGGTCGCCCAGAAGACTCCACGCAAGCCATCGAAATATGTCGTCACGTCTTTAACTTCGAGACAAATTGCGGACAAAATTGCGAAATCACTCGTATTAGTTACGACCCAAGATATCAATGGAAAGCCTCTGGCACTGGGTAGCGGCTTTTTTTATGGAGTTCCGCCGGCGCTTCTTGCGAAGAAAACTGGCGACTACTGGGATGACCTTAGTCGAAGGTTTGGAATCGGCGTTCCGACTCTGAATCAGAAGCCCGGAAGTTCAACTAGTTCATTCATCGTCTCCAATCTACACGTCTTCAAAAGAGCGTGGACCGGTAAGGTAAAGGTCGTGGGATCTGCAACTGAATATTCGATAAAACGCATTGTAGGAATAGATATAAAACACGATCTTTGTGTCTTTGAAGTAGACGGGTTAGCGTTACCCGCACTCATGTTAGCTGACCCAGAAAAACTCGGAGTAGGCGATGATATTTATGTGGGTGGGAGCCCGCGGGGACTTGAAAATACTCTTTCTAGCGGAATTATCAGCGGAATAAGGAAAGACGAAGGACTCGTTCAAATTGACGCTGCGATTTCTGCGGGTTCGAGTGGGGGGCCGGTGGTTGATACGAATGGAAACATCGTCGGAGTCGCAGTGTCATCGTTGTCGTCGGGCCAGAATCTTAATTTTGCAGTTGCAGGCTCGTACGTCCTGAAACTCCGCCTTACATGGGACGCATCCGTGAAAGAGACCGGAGCTTTTGCAATTAGTGATGCAGAAGATGATGGATTTGTCGGCAAAGTAAAGCTAGTAAAAGTTAAGGTCGCGGAAAAGGAGGACCCAGATACTGACCTCTATTCGATTACGCCAAAACCAAAAGACACTTACCTGTTCAACGAAGATGGAAATCATTTGGAAGTTATCACCCATGGTTCTGATGGTAAGATTTACAGTATATTTCAAACTAGTTACGACTACCGAGGAATGCGTTCGCGCGTTTCGGTCCTATCACAGGAACGAATGCCTGTGGAAAGAAGCTATACGGACACTCAGAATCTACAAATAAAACTTGAGCAACGTTATTACGGGATCTCGAAGGAGAGTGAATTCGCAGCTAAGAACGGATTAATGGTCAAGGAAACCGCGACGTTTGATCGAAATGGCAATCTAACAGAACGAATGCGACGTGCCTCAAATGGCTCTTACTCCCAAACGTTATTCGAGTACAACGAGCAAGACAGATGTATTTCGGAAAAAGACATCCGAGACGGAAAACTGTTTGCAACAACTCGATATCAATACAAGCTAGACGCATACGGTAACTGGATTTCGCAACTAGCCTTAGTTGATATTGGTCATGACATCGAACCAATAGCGAATAAACTAATACTTAGAGAAATTTCCTATTACTAA
- the ald gene encoding alanine dehydrogenase, producing the protein MKIGLPKEIKDNEYRVGLTPAGVQALVGDGHTVFVQKTAGEGSGFKDEQYVKAGGQLLDTADEIWQAGDMIVKVKEPVAPEYPRMRENQLLFTYLHLAPELELTKQMLDRKVTGVAYETITSNGRLPLLTPMSEVAGRMSVQVGATYLEKMNGGKGILLGGVPGVPAANVVIIGGGIVGTEAAKMAVGLGAKVTIIDRDLDRLRQLDDIFLSKVQTLASSRYAIEEAISHADLVVGAVLVVGAAAPKLVTRDMLHLIPSGSVLVDVAVDQGGCFETTHATTHSNPTYYEEGVLHYCVANMPGAVPRTSTFALTNATLPYAQALAGKGFEKAIADDAGLREGVNTYAGKLTYEAVATSQNLEYTPLDSLLDLKSAAA; encoded by the coding sequence ATGAAGATCGGTTTACCGAAGGAAATTAAAGACAACGAATACCGCGTTGGGCTGACGCCGGCGGGTGTTCAGGCGTTGGTGGGTGACGGGCACACGGTTTTTGTGCAAAAGACGGCGGGCGAGGGCTCGGGGTTTAAGGACGAGCAGTATGTGAAGGCAGGCGGGCAGCTTTTGGATACGGCGGACGAGATCTGGCAGGCCGGCGATATGATCGTCAAGGTCAAAGAGCCGGTCGCTCCGGAATATCCGCGAATGCGTGAGAATCAGCTGCTTTTCACCTATTTGCACCTCGCACCTGAGCTGGAATTGACCAAACAGATGCTTGACCGCAAAGTTACCGGCGTTGCATACGAGACGATCACGTCCAACGGCCGCTTGCCGCTGCTGACGCCGATGTCCGAAGTTGCGGGCCGCATGTCGGTGCAGGTCGGAGCGACTTACCTTGAAAAAATGAACGGCGGAAAGGGAATTTTGCTGGGCGGCGTTCCGGGAGTTCCGGCAGCGAACGTCGTCATTATCGGCGGCGGTATCGTAGGCACCGAAGCTGCGAAAATGGCTGTCGGACTTGGTGCTAAAGTTACGATCATTGATCGCGACCTCGACCGCTTGCGTCAGCTTGACGATATTTTCCTTTCGAAGGTGCAGACGCTCGCTTCGTCGCGTTACGCCATCGAAGAAGCTATTTCGCATGCCGATCTTGTGGTTGGCGCAGTGCTTGTTGTCGGTGCGGCCGCTCCGAAGCTCGTAACACGCGACATGCTGCACTTGATCCCATCAGGCTCCGTTCTCGTAGACGTTGCCGTCGATCAGGGCGGATGTTTTGAGACGACACACGCGACGACGCATTCGAATCCGACTTATTACGAAGAAGGCGTTCTCCATTATTGCGTCGCAAATATGCCAGGTGCTGTGCCGCGAACTTCGACATTCGCATTGACCAACGCAACATTGCCGTACGCACAGGCTCTTGCTGGCAAAGGTTTTGAAAAGGCGATCGCCGACGACGCAGGACTTCGCGAAGGTGTTAACACTTACGCAGGTAAACTGACTTACGAGGCAGTTGCGACTTCGCAAAACCTCGAATACACGCCGCTCGATTCGCTGCTTGATCTGAAGTCGGCAGCTGCTTAA
- a CDS encoding DUF512 domain-containing protein gives MYEFAVEPAITKLRRPGVIITEVEPGSLGEELELRPDDRIVRVNGRPVRDYLDFRFQTGGETELTFQIKKTNGETHDIEFDREEGEDLGLMFEQIVPRQCANECIFCFCKGNPEDARPSLFVRDEDIRLSFLYGNYTTLSSITEDEMKRIIEQRLSPQYVSVHATDLKTRAYLLGVEESRADISDKLERLLAADIELHAQVVLCPEINDGAILEKTLRDLASHYPKVVSTAVVPVALTRYNTDERLTRVTPEFCRRTIKEIEKLQKEFRKTLGVTFAFLGDEIYIKAGAEIPSRRHYGNYPQIEDGVGMVRSFVNAFEKLLSEPPAVAVGSTLRAKKIDHRTHPEAIVPSDVHISDLQPPATAGGSDLFGTFLTGEMFAPILREQIDKYNELRGSRLSVLAVPNTYFGGDVSVAGLLTGQDLIAMKDKIKGDFVIIPKATIKSDEPIFLDGMTYEELRSKFDVPVYDVDTAGLISYLTT, from the coding sequence ATGTACGAGTTTGCAGTAGAGCCAGCCATTACAAAACTTCGCCGTCCGGGCGTGATCATTACTGAGGTCGAACCGGGCAGTCTTGGCGAAGAGCTTGAGTTGCGTCCAGATGATCGCATCGTTCGCGTCAATGGCAGGCCTGTTCGTGATTACCTTGATTTTCGTTTTCAAACGGGTGGCGAAACCGAATTGACGTTTCAAATAAAAAAGACCAACGGCGAGACTCATGACATCGAATTTGACCGCGAAGAAGGCGAAGACCTCGGGCTGATGTTCGAACAGATCGTGCCTCGCCAATGCGCCAATGAATGCATCTTCTGTTTTTGCAAGGGCAACCCTGAAGACGCGAGGCCTTCGCTTTTCGTTCGAGACGAAGACATTCGTCTTTCGTTTCTCTACGGCAATTACACAACACTCTCGTCGATTACTGAAGACGAGATGAAACGCATCATCGAGCAGCGTTTATCGCCGCAATACGTCTCGGTTCATGCGACTGATCTCAAGACGCGAGCGTATCTGCTCGGCGTCGAAGAATCACGTGCGGACATTTCGGACAAATTAGAGCGCCTGCTCGCAGCCGATATTGAACTTCACGCACAGGTCGTTTTATGTCCGGAGATAAATGACGGAGCGATCCTGGAAAAAACATTGCGTGACCTCGCATCGCATTATCCTAAGGTCGTTTCGACGGCCGTTGTGCCGGTTGCGTTGACTCGCTACAATACCGACGAACGCCTTACCCGCGTTACGCCCGAATTTTGCCGCAGAACAATAAAAGAAATTGAAAAACTGCAAAAAGAATTTCGCAAGACGCTTGGCGTAACTTTTGCTTTTCTGGGCGATGAAATTTACATAAAAGCCGGTGCCGAAATACCATCGCGGCGGCATTACGGCAACTATCCGCAGATCGAAGACGGCGTAGGAATGGTGCGGTCGTTCGTGAATGCGTTTGAAAAGTTATTGTCAGAACCACCTGCGGTAGCTGTAGGTTCAACGCTGCGGGCAAAGAAGATCGATCACCGTACACATCCAGAAGCAATCGTTCCGTCAGATGTGCATATATCTGATCTTCAGCCACCCGCTACCGCAGGTGGTTCTGACTTGTTCGGAACTTTCCTTACAGGCGAAATGTTCGCTCCGATCCTGCGTGAACAGATAGATAAATACAACGAGCTGAGAGGTTCGCGACTGAGTGTTTTAGCCGTTCCAAACACCTATTTCGGCGGCGATGTTTCGGTTGCGGGATTGTTAACGGGCCAAGATCTGATCGCGATGAAAGATAAGATAAAGGGCGATTTCGTTATCATCCCTAAGGCCACAATAAAATCGGACGAACCGATCTTTCTAGACGGAATGACTTATGAAGAATTGAGATCGAAATTTGATGTCCCCGTTTATGATGTGGACACGGCAGGTCTGATTAGCTATTTGACAACTTAA
- a CDS encoding energy transducer TonB: MFDKLIETEPEGADFHNRRSYFMVSSIVVGILFVTAVVISIYASDYGLGNDSFELATVVAPPEIAAPELKPQRLQTARIPSQSTSDLPTKPSYVAPMDKPNSIPTTISTVPTSFETWNSPDPAPIGPDNPSGGGRDRDSTDGSPDGIVRQVEPTEPEPIPEPPPVIKKPVEIKPTVVRSAGPVNGKATYLPKPPYPAAAVALNLQGKVDVQVTIDENGKVVSAKAINGNALFRGVAERAAWQAKFSPTYLGKMPVKVTGVIVYNFTK; the protein is encoded by the coding sequence ATGTTTGACAAATTGATCGAAACAGAACCGGAAGGAGCAGACTTCCACAATCGCCGTAGTTACTTCATGGTGTCGTCTATCGTGGTTGGAATATTGTTCGTCACGGCGGTCGTAATTAGTATTTACGCTTCAGATTACGGCTTGGGAAATGACAGTTTTGAATTAGCGACAGTAGTTGCCCCGCCCGAGATCGCCGCTCCCGAACTAAAGCCGCAGCGTTTACAGACAGCTCGGATTCCATCGCAATCGACCAGCGATCTACCGACAAAACCCTCATACGTCGCTCCGATGGACAAACCAAACAGCATCCCGACGACGATCTCAACTGTGCCAACCTCATTTGAAACATGGAACTCACCAGATCCCGCACCTATTGGTCCAGACAATCCGAGTGGAGGCGGGCGAGATAGAGATAGCACCGACGGCAGCCCTGACGGTATCGTGCGACAAGTCGAACCAACCGAGCCGGAACCAATTCCGGAGCCACCGCCTGTAATTAAGAAACCAGTCGAAATAAAGCCGACGGTTGTTAGGTCTGCAGGCCCGGTCAACGGAAAAGCTACCTATCTGCCAAAACCACCATATCCGGCCGCAGCGGTCGCTCTGAACCTTCAAGGCAAAGTGGATGTGCAGGTAACGATCGATGAAAACGGCAAAGTAGTCTCCGCGAAAGCCATCAACGGCAATGCGTTGTTCCGAGGGGTTGCTGAACGAGCCGCATGGCAGGCTAAATTTAGCCCGACCTACCTCGGCAAAATGCCGGTGAAAGTAACAGGCGTGATCGTTTACAACTTTACAAAGTAA